In Haloarcula sp. H-GB4, a single genomic region encodes these proteins:
- a CDS encoding TIGR04206 family protein, whose protein sequence is MAWVKSEYAGEFAVLATWLVGLAPWSVSLFEIEGVTVVGLRFLPFRFQFIFGATLPGERPFLWAWQVAAFQESDPLTLAGTLGVAALFVFLFPLGLSLYYYAAEDRVEAALPVDPVRVFGGLLGLVGVLTLAASGLFITSFPGITVPIGALVALVFAYLLLTVDRA, encoded by the coding sequence ATGGCCTGGGTGAAATCAGAGTACGCGGGCGAGTTCGCGGTGCTTGCGACGTGGCTCGTGGGACTGGCTCCGTGGTCGGTGTCGCTGTTCGAGATCGAGGGGGTCACTGTCGTCGGGCTTCGCTTTCTCCCGTTCCGGTTCCAGTTCATCTTCGGAGCGACCCTCCCCGGAGAGCGGCCATTTCTCTGGGCGTGGCAGGTCGCCGCGTTCCAGGAGTCGGACCCGCTCACGCTCGCCGGAACACTCGGGGTCGCAGCCCTGTTCGTTTTCCTGTTCCCGCTCGGTCTCAGCCTCTACTACTACGCCGCTGAGGACCGCGTTGAGGCCGCCCTTCCTGTGGACCCGGTACGAGTGTTCGGCGGGCTACTCGGGCTTGTTGGCGTCCTCACGCTCGCTGCCAGCGGGCTGTTCATCACGTCGTTTCCCGGCATCACCGTCCCCATCGGGGCGCTTGTCGCGCTCGTGTTCGCCTATCTGCTGCTGACCGTCGACCGCGCGTGA
- a CDS encoding ATP-binding protein has translation MTPARGTVYLVAGTEATDLAKTLSEALTTDRTTAEAARDTSTVQDRLNDGDVRGVVLGDDGEYDGVAVFEELRAGGAEIPIVLVGTDPEPDRVTEALRAGVTDYVTAEAPASLLAAKLEAYATRWPTDWRVGAGQWDEISSGISHDAKNPLNVVMGRLELLDIGEPHEDALLRSVDRVESLLTDLSRIGSVACPVLETDSLALADVATEVWAAESYENATLEVVTDVSVDAENDRLQLLLRELFDNAVTHSKEPVTVTIGATEAGFYVADDGPGIPESDRSEVFDQGFGTTREGEGYGLFLVDTAARAHGWTVSVGESKSGGTRIDVTTA, from the coding sequence ATGACGCCTGCTCGTGGCACCGTCTATCTCGTGGCCGGTACCGAAGCGACTGATCTGGCTAAGACACTCTCCGAAGCACTGACCACGGACAGGACAACAGCCGAGGCCGCCCGAGACACGAGCACTGTACAGGACCGGCTGAACGACGGGGACGTCAGAGGTGTCGTTCTCGGTGACGACGGTGAGTACGACGGGGTTGCGGTATTCGAGGAACTGCGGGCAGGCGGGGCCGAGATTCCGATTGTGCTTGTCGGGACCGACCCCGAGCCGGACCGGGTCACCGAAGCGCTCCGGGCCGGCGTCACTGATTATGTGACCGCAGAAGCGCCGGCATCCCTGCTAGCCGCGAAACTTGAAGCGTACGCAACCCGGTGGCCGACGGACTGGCGGGTCGGTGCCGGACAGTGGGACGAGATTTCGAGCGGCATCTCCCACGACGCGAAGAACCCACTGAACGTTGTCATGGGCCGGTTAGAGCTACTGGACATTGGTGAGCCCCATGAAGACGCATTGCTTCGGTCCGTCGACCGAGTCGAGTCGCTGCTGACCGATCTCTCTCGCATCGGAAGCGTCGCGTGTCCCGTCTTAGAAACCGATTCGCTTGCACTGGCTGACGTAGCCACTGAAGTCTGGGCCGCAGAGAGCTACGAGAATGCGACGCTGGAAGTGGTGACTGACGTGTCTGTCGACGCCGAAAACGACCGACTACAGTTACTCCTTCGCGAGCTGTTCGACAACGCGGTCACACACAGCAAGGAACCCGTAACCGTCACCATCGGTGCCACCGAGGCTGGGTTCTACGTGGCCGATGACGGCCCGGGGATTCCCGAATCGGACCGCAGTGAAGTGTTCGACCAAGGTTTCGGGACAACGCGGGAAGGAGAGGGATACGGACTGTTCCTCGTCGACACGGCGGCGAGAGCCCACGGGTGGACCGTGTCGGTCGGCGAGAGCAAATCTGGTGGCACGCGGATCGACGTGACGACAGCCTAG
- the sucD gene encoding succinate--CoA ligase subunit alpha — MSVLVDEDTRVVVQGITGGEGKFHTEQMLEYGTNVVAGAVPGRGGQEVAGVPVFDTVQGAAREADANAAVVFVPPAFAGDACFEALDAKGIDLVVAITEGIPTQDMARVYRKLQETDTHLVGPNCPGVITPGVAKLGILPGNIFSEGNVGLVSRSGTLTYQVVDNLTNRGIGQSTAIGIGGDPIIGTDFIGALEQFEADPDTHAVVMCGEIGGEDEEEAARFIGEHMDTPVAGFIAGRTAPPGKRMGHAGAIVSGSGTGTAQSKITALEDNGVPVGDTPEEVADHVEDLL, encoded by the coding sequence ATGAGTGTTCTAGTCGACGAAGACACGCGCGTCGTTGTACAGGGAATCACCGGCGGTGAAGGGAAGTTCCACACCGAACAGATGCTGGAGTACGGCACGAACGTCGTCGCCGGCGCAGTGCCCGGCCGCGGTGGGCAGGAAGTCGCCGGTGTGCCGGTGTTCGACACCGTGCAGGGCGCAGCTCGCGAGGCCGACGCGAACGCCGCCGTCGTGTTCGTCCCGCCGGCCTTCGCCGGCGACGCCTGCTTCGAGGCGCTCGATGCGAAGGGTATCGACCTCGTGGTCGCCATCACTGAGGGCATCCCGACGCAGGATATGGCCCGGGTCTACCGCAAACTGCAGGAGACCGACACGCATCTCGTCGGTCCGAACTGCCCCGGCGTCATCACGCCCGGTGTCGCCAAGCTCGGTATCCTCCCGGGGAACATCTTCTCCGAGGGGAACGTCGGTCTCGTCTCCCGTTCGGGGACGCTGACCTACCAGGTCGTCGACAACCTCACCAACCGCGGTATCGGCCAGTCGACGGCCATCGGTATCGGCGGCGACCCCATCATCGGGACGGACTTCATCGGCGCGCTCGAACAGTTCGAGGCCGACCCCGATACCCACGCCGTCGTGATGTGCGGCGAAATCGGCGGCGAAGACGAAGAGGAGGCCGCGCGCTTCATCGGCGAGCACATGGACACGCCGGTCGCCGGCTTCATCGCCGGCCGTACCGCGCCACCCGGAAAGCGCATGGGTCACGCTGGCGCTATTGTCTCCGGCTCCGGTACCGGGACCGCACAGTCGAAGATCACCGCGCTAGAGGACAACGGTGTTCCAGTCGGTGACACGCCTGAGGAAGTCGCCGACCACGTCGAAGACCTGCTGTAG
- the sucC gene encoding ADP-forming succinate--CoA ligase subunit beta, with protein sequence MRLHEYQAKQVFADAGIPTPASQLAKTVDEAVDAAEEIGYPVAIKAQVHVGGRGKAGGIKLVESKEEAREAAEDIIGMDLKGYHVSTVLVEEAVDFVNELYVGVTMDRGEGRPVAMVSTKGGVNIEEVAEEDPDAIAREHIDPAFGMHPFQARKVVYEAGVDREVANDVASVLTTLYQLWDDRDGADTEINPLMITSDNEVIAADAVMNVDGDALFRQPEIAEMGEEAAEGDELEQKADEYGFDYVRLDGNVGIIGNGAGLVMTTLDLVDYYDGEPANFLDVGGGAKADRIANALDMVFSDENVDSVVFNIFGGITRGDEVANGINQALEQFDEIPKPVTVRLAGTNAEEGMEILNEDLVTVEHTLEDAVQRAVEYAKEVEA encoded by the coding sequence ATGCGCTTGCACGAATACCAGGCGAAGCAAGTCTTCGCTGACGCGGGCATCCCGACGCCCGCCTCGCAGCTGGCCAAGACAGTAGATGAGGCCGTCGACGCGGCCGAGGAAATCGGATATCCGGTCGCCATCAAGGCACAGGTCCACGTGGGCGGCCGCGGTAAGGCCGGCGGCATCAAGCTCGTCGAGTCAAAGGAAGAGGCTCGCGAGGCCGCCGAGGACATCATCGGGATGGACCTCAAGGGCTACCACGTCTCGACGGTGCTCGTCGAGGAAGCCGTCGACTTCGTTAACGAGCTGTACGTCGGCGTGACGATGGACCGCGGCGAGGGCCGCCCGGTCGCAATGGTCTCGACGAAAGGTGGCGTCAACATCGAGGAGGTCGCCGAGGAGGACCCCGACGCCATCGCCCGCGAGCACATCGACCCCGCGTTCGGAATGCACCCGTTCCAGGCCCGGAAAGTCGTCTACGAGGCTGGCGTCGACCGCGAGGTCGCAAACGACGTTGCGAGCGTCCTCACGACGCTGTACCAGCTCTGGGACGACCGCGACGGCGCCGACACGGAAATCAACCCGCTGATGATTACCAGCGACAACGAGGTCATCGCGGCCGACGCCGTCATGAACGTCGACGGTGACGCCCTGTTCCGCCAGCCCGAAATCGCGGAGATGGGCGAGGAAGCAGCAGAAGGCGACGAACTCGAACAGAAGGCCGACGAGTACGGCTTCGACTACGTCCGACTCGACGGCAACGTCGGTATCATCGGCAACGGTGCGGGCCTCGTGATGACGACGCTGGACCTCGTCGATTACTACGACGGCGAGCCCGCCAACTTCCTCGACGTTGGTGGCGGCGCGAAAGCCGACCGCATCGCCAACGCGCTCGATATGGTGTTCTCCGATGAGAACGTCGATTCCGTCGTGTTCAACATCTTCGGCGGTATCACCCGTGGCGACGAGGTCGCCAACGGCATCAATCAGGCGCTGGAGCAGTTCGACGAGATTCCGAAGCCAGTCACCGTCCGACTCGCGGGGACCAACGCAGAGGAGGGAATGGAGATCCTGAACGAGGATCTGGTGACAGTTGAGCATACGCTGGAAGACGCCGTCCAGCGTGCGGTTGAGTACGCAAAGGAGGTGGAAGCATGA
- a CDS encoding DUF5793 family protein, translating into MRRDYFTVDIQASATDNDDPTIAIVYDGPTGELRERLSKVDGGTLDGEEIDVTFRRQPESDGVLSLTNRLTGEYVFEATAPTADIDALVSAADAQEDPQFTVRLTDGEGESRTYELRTLLVYDHDGSLLRGQSLIPGSVEL; encoded by the coding sequence ATGAGGCGTGATTACTTCACCGTCGACATCCAAGCTTCGGCCACCGACAACGACGACCCCACGATCGCGATTGTATACGATGGGCCGACAGGAGAGCTCCGTGAACGCCTCAGCAAAGTAGACGGCGGCACACTCGATGGCGAGGAGATCGACGTGACCTTCCGCCGCCAGCCAGAGAGCGACGGCGTGCTCTCGCTGACGAACCGACTCACCGGCGAGTACGTCTTCGAGGCGACAGCACCGACGGCGGACATCGACGCACTTGTTTCCGCTGCGGACGCCCAAGAAGACCCACAGTTTACAGTCCGCCTCACCGACGGCGAGGGCGAGTCGCGGACCTACGAGCTACGGACGCTGCTCGTCTACGACCACGATGGGAGCCTCCTGCGCGGGCAGAGCCTGATACCCGGCAGCGTTGAGCTGTAA
- a CDS encoding PrsW family intramembrane metalloprotease: protein MQLDKLLRVARWEVTKNAGGVDKRTIVVMALSLVAMGAVAAIAVSGGTGAGMDDGIYRIGVDDDSPYYGVAADDSTFDIREPDPAAVERHQQELLYRGTQLQSVPRTAKERAALTELRDSTAQYNDRTLAQDDNQTAAFPVSVTLVYEQQSGSSQLDPRSDDSSDGSSSSDGSETSTGGSGDGSDTGGSGGSAASGGGDGGTAGGSGANLGAIGARLTGDVQGGTPSDISPPFPFESLVLAFLYIVPMNFVIQAYGSSMLSERLNRRGELLLVTPASRGDIIGGKTLPYLAGAVGVATLITAALRFGNIAPAGSYVAVLAVIPLVVLFLSATFCGAMFARSFKELTFVTVTITVTLTSYAFVPAIFTDVTPIALISPLTLVVLDLTGQSVGLSSFVFSTVPPLLTGLVLFGLGAGLYREEDMFTQRPIPLKVLDALAGGINSRRSALKMSIVLLPLVIVAELAAIAFLFVLDSVSLNVFGTNQSLGIVLVLGVIVIIEELAKSLHVYAGYEHARYERTLWSALGIGALSGLGFFIGEKGMLIARLSDLESLPIGEAALQGATLPAGLPLWVAGLLFLLPLALHTVTAAISSVGASRGRRAYVAALTVAIVIHFAYNFTVVSTLV from the coding sequence ATGCAACTGGATAAGCTCCTGCGTGTTGCGAGGTGGGAGGTGACAAAAAACGCTGGTGGCGTCGACAAGCGAACCATCGTCGTGATGGCGCTTTCCCTCGTTGCGATGGGGGCGGTCGCAGCAATAGCCGTCAGTGGTGGCACCGGTGCGGGGATGGACGACGGCATCTACCGGATCGGCGTTGACGACGACAGTCCGTACTACGGCGTCGCAGCCGATGACTCGACGTTCGATATCCGTGAGCCAGACCCTGCTGCCGTCGAGCGACACCAACAGGAACTCCTGTACCGGGGGACCCAGCTACAGAGCGTTCCACGGACGGCCAAAGAGCGGGCCGCACTCACTGAACTCCGCGACAGCACGGCGCAGTACAACGACCGTACACTCGCTCAGGATGACAACCAGACCGCCGCCTTCCCCGTTTCTGTGACGCTTGTCTACGAGCAACAGTCGGGAAGCAGTCAGCTTGACCCCCGGAGTGACGACAGCAGCGATGGGTCGAGTTCCTCGGACGGCAGTGAGACAAGTACCGGCGGCAGTGGTGACGGTTCGGACACGGGCGGTTCTGGTGGGTCAGCCGCGAGCGGCGGGGGTGACGGCGGAACCGCCGGCGGCAGCGGTGCGAACCTCGGCGCTATCGGCGCACGATTGACCGGCGACGTGCAGGGCGGCACCCCCTCTGACATTTCGCCGCCGTTCCCCTTCGAATCGCTCGTGCTCGCTTTCCTCTACATCGTGCCGATGAACTTCGTCATCCAGGCCTACGGCTCATCGATGCTCTCAGAACGGTTGAACCGCCGCGGTGAACTCCTGCTGGTGACGCCAGCCTCGCGGGGCGACATCATCGGCGGCAAGACGCTTCCGTACCTCGCGGGCGCTGTCGGGGTGGCGACGCTCATCACCGCTGCGCTGCGGTTCGGGAACATCGCGCCGGCAGGGAGTTATGTCGCGGTGCTGGCAGTGATCCCGCTCGTCGTTCTCTTCCTCTCGGCGACGTTCTGTGGGGCGATGTTCGCCCGCTCGTTCAAGGAACTCACCTTCGTAACGGTGACGATAACGGTGACGCTGACATCCTACGCGTTCGTCCCGGCCATCTTCACCGACGTGACACCGATCGCGCTCATCTCGCCGCTGACGCTGGTCGTGCTCGACCTGACTGGCCAGTCGGTCGGGCTCTCGTCGTTCGTTTTCTCGACGGTCCCGCCGCTGCTGACTGGACTGGTGCTATTCGGTCTGGGAGCCGGTCTCTACCGGGAAGAAGATATGTTCACTCAGCGGCCGATTCCGCTGAAAGTGCTCGATGCGCTGGCCGGTGGTATCAACTCCCGCCGGAGCGCGCTGAAGATGAGTATCGTCCTGTTGCCACTGGTCATCGTCGCCGAACTGGCAGCCATCGCGTTCCTGTTCGTCCTCGATTCGGTGTCGCTGAACGTCTTCGGGACGAACCAGTCGCTCGGTATCGTGCTGGTGCTCGGCGTCATCGTCATCATCGAGGAACTGGCAAAGAGCCTGCACGTCTACGCCGGCTACGAGCACGCCCGTTACGAGCGGACGCTCTGGTCGGCACTCGGCATCGGTGCGCTCTCCGGACTCGGCTTCTTCATCGGGGAAAAAGGGATGCTTATCGCTAGGCTCTCAGACCTGGAAAGTCTCCCCATTGGAGAAGCCGCTCTGCAGGGCGCAACGTTGCCCGCCGGCCTGCCGCTGTGGGTTGCTGGGCTCCTGTTCCTGCTTCCGCTGGCGTTGCACACGGTGACGGCGGCCATCTCATCCGTCGGCGCGAGTCGCGGGCGACGGGCCTACGTCGCTGCGCTAACCGTGGCTATCGTGATTCACTTTGCCTACAACTTCACGGTGGTGAGTACCCTTGTCTGA
- a CDS encoding HAMP domain-containing sensor histidine kinase, producing MLVIVPFAAAIIVGGFWLGNSKIGPDRYRRIGVWFAGGLVSFLLLNVVMIFTWPTGSLGEDIGWALFAADVGGAGGLMMGIFEARAISRAVEAERHRLHREAIEQRNERLDEFAAVVAHDLRNPLNVASGQVELERMDRDSKHLKAAATAMDRMETLIDRTLTLARSGHVISETETVALGELVDSCWEAVPTMGATLENEVTAVIDADPDRLRHLFENLFRNAVEHGSTGSQTGSDDSVEYGSTGGQSPSADTLDRGSADLTIRVGEMPEGFYVADNGSGIPSEKRDAILDDGYTTTDGEGGLGLAIVQRIVEAHGWEIDVTESDGGGTRFEITNVTETDGFNGEAYTRSKTPIQP from the coding sequence ATGCTGGTAATCGTGCCGTTTGCAGCGGCGATCATCGTCGGCGGGTTCTGGCTCGGCAACTCGAAGATCGGTCCGGATCGGTATCGACGTATCGGGGTCTGGTTCGCTGGCGGACTCGTCTCTTTTCTACTGTTGAATGTGGTGATGATTTTCACCTGGCCGACAGGGTCGCTGGGTGAAGACATCGGCTGGGCACTGTTCGCGGCTGACGTCGGCGGCGCTGGTGGCCTCATGATGGGTATCTTCGAGGCGCGAGCGATATCCCGGGCTGTCGAGGCCGAGCGACATCGACTCCACCGGGAGGCCATCGAGCAGCGCAACGAACGGCTCGACGAGTTCGCCGCCGTTGTGGCACACGACCTCCGGAACCCGCTCAACGTCGCGTCCGGGCAGGTCGAACTCGAGCGAATGGACCGCGACTCGAAGCACCTGAAGGCGGCTGCAACAGCGATGGACCGAATGGAGACACTCATCGACCGGACCCTAACGCTGGCCCGGAGCGGGCACGTCATCAGCGAGACGGAGACCGTTGCTCTCGGGGAACTGGTCGACAGCTGCTGGGAGGCCGTGCCGACGATGGGCGCGACGCTAGAAAACGAGGTGACAGCCGTCATCGACGCCGACCCGGATCGGCTCCGCCACCTGTTCGAGAACCTGTTTCGGAACGCTGTGGAGCATGGTTCTACAGGCAGTCAAACGGGGTCCGATGACAGTGTCGAGTACGGGTCCACAGGCGGGCAGTCACCGTCAGCGGACACCCTCGACCGTGGCAGTGCTGACCTGACGATTCGTGTCGGCGAGATGCCTGAGGGATTTTACGTTGCCGATAACGGCTCCGGAATCCCGTCGGAAAAGCGTGATGCGATACTCGACGACGGCTACACTACCACCGACGGCGAAGGTGGGCTGGGGCTGGCAATCGTCCAGCGCATCGTTGAAGCCCACGGCTGGGAGATCGACGTGACTGAAAGCGACGGGGGCGGGACACGCTTCGAGATTACGAACGTCACGGAGACGGATGGATTCAACGGAGAGGCCTACACGCGCTCGAAGACACCGATACAGCCCTGA
- a CDS encoding type II/IV secretion system ATPase subunit encodes MSNPESPEPGDFVSDPLGHIQSWLSRTATVLSGSAVPTANYDPSRHGTLVEFDGLDGYNEVDRYWLNAPFAFASINHDPDRDEHLYHVVEPSLSNIERELLDRLFEDIRIPLIYRDDVDTDPERVLAEELEARLEEYGVVIEPETFYRLFYYLHRSFQGYGHIDPLMHDPDIEDISCDGANLPIFVYHDGYTDIETNIVYDADELNDFVIQLAQRSGRHVSVSDPVVSTTLPDGSRIELALGEEVTPRGSAFTIRKYADEPFTPIELLEYGTFSVEMLAYLWLAIESNKSLIFAGGTAAGKTTSMNALAMFLPPRSKVLSIEDTRELSLYHDNWLSSVTRERLDDSDITMYDLLRSALRHRPEYIIVGEVRGEEAITLFQAMNTGHTTFSTMHADSVQTVINRLENEPINVPRPMVQSLDILCVQVLARSGDERVRRAKTLAEIEGIDQRTGELDYSTTYNWRATEDRFSENNSELLDEIREERGWTQSELLTELRNRQRFLRYLQSEGITDYRKFTAMVNKYYADKEQVIANIDDDAIA; translated from the coding sequence ATGTCGAACCCAGAATCTCCCGAACCCGGTGACTTCGTTTCGGACCCGCTCGGCCACATCCAGTCGTGGCTCTCGCGGACCGCGACGGTGCTGAGCGGGTCAGCAGTTCCGACGGCGAACTACGACCCCAGTCGCCACGGGACACTGGTCGAGTTCGACGGGCTGGACGGCTACAACGAGGTCGACCGCTACTGGCTGAATGCTCCCTTCGCCTTCGCCTCTATCAACCACGACCCCGACCGCGACGAACACCTGTATCACGTCGTCGAGCCGTCGCTGAGCAACATCGAGCGAGAACTGCTCGACCGCCTGTTCGAGGATATCCGCATCCCGCTCATCTACCGCGACGATGTGGACACCGACCCGGAGCGCGTCCTCGCCGAGGAACTCGAAGCAAGACTGGAGGAGTATGGCGTCGTCATCGAGCCAGAGACGTTCTACCGCCTGTTTTACTACTTGCATCGCTCCTTCCAGGGCTACGGACACATCGACCCTCTGATGCACGATCCGGACATCGAGGACATCTCCTGTGACGGGGCGAACCTTCCCATCTTCGTCTACCACGACGGCTACACGGACATCGAGACGAACATCGTCTACGACGCCGACGAACTGAACGACTTCGTCATCCAGCTGGCCCAGCGCTCGGGGCGACACGTTTCCGTTTCGGACCCCGTCGTCTCGACGACGCTCCCGGACGGCTCCCGTATCGAACTGGCGCTTGGCGAAGAAGTGACCCCGCGCGGCTCCGCGTTCACCATCCGGAAGTACGCCGACGAGCCGTTCACACCTATCGAATTGCTGGAGTACGGCACATTCTCCGTCGAGATGCTGGCGTATCTCTGGCTGGCAATCGAGTCCAACAAGTCGCTCATCTTCGCCGGCGGCACGGCGGCCGGCAAGACCACGTCGATGAACGCGCTGGCAATGTTTCTCCCGCCCCGGTCGAAAGTACTCTCAATCGAGGACACCCGTGAGCTATCCCTGTATCACGATAACTGGCTTTCCTCGGTCACCCGTGAGCGACTGGACGATTCGGACATCACGATGTACGACCTACTACGGTCCGCGCTGCGGCACCGTCCCGAGTACATCATCGTCGGCGAGGTTCGTGGCGAGGAAGCTATCACGCTGTTCCAGGCGATGAACACTGGCCACACGACCTTCTCGACAATGCACGCGGACTCGGTCCAGACGGTCATCAATCGGCTGGAGAACGAGCCGATCAACGTCCCACGACCGATGGTTCAGAGCCTCGATATCCTCTGTGTGCAGGTGCTGGCCCGCTCGGGTGACGAGCGCGTCCGCCGTGCAAAGACGCTCGCCGAAATCGAGGGCATCGACCAGCGGACCGGTGAACTGGACTACTCGACGACGTACAACTGGCGAGCCACCGAGGACCGCTTCTCCGAGAACAACAGCGAGCTACTGGACGAAATCAGGGAGGAGCGCGGCTGGACGCAGTCGGAACTCCTGACCGAACTCCGCAACCGCCAGCGGTTCCTCCGCTATCTCCAGTCCGAAGGCATCACCGACTACCGGAAGTTCACGGCGATGGTCAACAAGTACTACGCGGACAAAGAGCAGGTCATAGCAAACATCGACGACGACGCGATAGCCTGA
- a CDS encoding NAD-dependent deacylase, which translates to MADDRHGIDDIDGDTLDAVANALRTAETAVALTGAGVSTASGIPSFRGDDGIWERHDPADFHRRRLDADPAGFWADRLSLREAIYGDIDPEPNAAHEALATLESAGHLDAVLTQNIDGLHDAAGTNRVVELHGTHRRVVCDDCGHRRDAEAVFEQAAESSDLPPRCDCGGVYRPDVVLFGEPMPDVAMNEAQRLARDSDVFLAVGSSLSVQPASLLPKIAAEAGSTLVVINYEETPRDTNAAHVLRADVTQVLPAIGKRV; encoded by the coding sequence ATGGCCGACGACAGGCACGGAATCGACGATATTGATGGCGATACGCTTGATGCTGTGGCTAATGCGCTTCGCACCGCCGAAACTGCTGTCGCGCTCACCGGTGCAGGCGTCTCGACAGCGTCGGGCATCCCCTCCTTTCGAGGTGACGACGGTATCTGGGAACGCCACGATCCGGCGGATTTCCACCGCCGTCGGCTCGATGCCGACCCAGCGGGCTTCTGGGCGGACCGGCTCTCGCTTCGGGAGGCTATCTACGGCGACATAGATCCCGAACCTAACGCCGCCCACGAGGCACTGGCGACACTCGAATCTGCGGGGCACCTCGACGCCGTGCTCACGCAGAACATCGACGGGCTGCACGACGCCGCCGGGACGAACCGGGTCGTCGAACTGCACGGAACCCATCGGCGCGTGGTCTGTGACGACTGTGGCCACCGACGGGACGCGGAAGCGGTATTCGAACAGGCCGCCGAAAGCAGCGACTTGCCGCCGCGCTGTGACTGTGGCGGCGTCTACCGGCCCGATGTGGTGCTGTTCGGCGAACCAATGCCCGACGTGGCGATGAACGAAGCCCAGCGCCTCGCCCGGGACAGCGACGTGTTTCTGGCTGTGGGGTCGTCCCTGTCGGTCCAGCCGGCGTCGCTCCTGCCGAAAATCGCGGCAGAAGCGGGCAGCACGCTGGTCGTAATAAACTACGAGGAGACGCCGCGTGACACGAATGCGGCGCACGTGCTTCGTGCGGATGTCACGCAGGTTCTTCCGGCGATTGGTAAGCGGGTCTAG
- a CDS encoding SRPBCC family protein — translation MALELGTSSVSFEKTPDGRRLLVRHDVDASVDIVWDVLTDTDCWADWGPSVTAVETVTRYIDDGTTGRVRVAGAVWLPFEVTACTPYRWTWNVARLPATGHFAEERAGGSVVGFEIPPLATGYAPVCARACQRIAALAQQREA, via the coding sequence ATGGCACTCGAACTGGGAACGAGCAGCGTTTCGTTTGAGAAAACACCGGACGGACGACGCCTTCTCGTCCGGCACGACGTCGACGCGTCGGTCGACATTGTGTGGGACGTCCTGACCGACACCGACTGCTGGGCAGACTGGGGGCCATCTGTCACAGCCGTCGAAACAGTGACCCGGTATATCGACGACGGGACGACCGGCCGCGTTCGCGTTGCTGGTGCGGTGTGGCTCCCGTTTGAAGTGACAGCGTGTACGCCGTACCGCTGGACGTGGAACGTTGCACGGCTCCCAGCGACTGGTCACTTCGCTGAGGAACGGGCTGGCGGCTCCGTCGTCGGATTCGAAATTCCCCCGCTGGCGACTGGCTACGCCCCGGTGTGTGCCCGAGCGTGCCAGCGGATCGCCGCTCTGGCACAGCAACGCGAGGCATAG
- a CDS encoding ABC transporter ATP-binding protein, whose amino-acid sequence MIDARDIRKEYGGFVAVQGSSFSVDRGEVFGIIGPNGAGKTTTLKMLAGLLEPTSGSAEIAGLDTETAEMRQQLGFLPEESPLYEEMTPISYLKFFADLYDVDPDVAEERMHDTLDELELEHRDRKLGDMSKGMKRKVAIARSLINDPDVLIYDEPASGLDPLTTNYVIEFTEQLAKEGKTIVFSAHNLFHVESICDRVVIMNEGEIVARGDLDELQAEYGHTRYHVYTTVDVPDAVQENGSYKRVVESMDAVEATREQAESNGGDVVDIRTEESSLEEVFLNVAEAGTRGTRYVEEDAE is encoded by the coding sequence ATGATTGACGCCCGTGATATTCGGAAGGAGTACGGCGGTTTCGTCGCTGTACAGGGCAGTTCGTTTTCGGTCGACCGCGGCGAAGTGTTCGGTATCATCGGGCCAAACGGGGCCGGCAAGACGACGACGCTGAAGATGCTTGCGGGCCTGCTGGAGCCAACGAGCGGCTCCGCCGAGATAGCGGGGCTCGATACTGAAACCGCGGAGATGCGCCAGCAGCTGGGCTTTCTGCCCGAGGAATCACCGCTGTACGAGGAGATGACGCCGATCTCCTACCTGAAATTCTTCGCCGATCTGTACGACGTGGACCCAGATGTGGCCGAGGAACGGATGCACGACACGCTGGACGAACTGGAACTCGAACACCGCGACCGGAAGCTCGGCGACATGTCCAAAGGAATGAAACGGAAGGTCGCCATCGCCCGCTCCCTTATCAACGATCCCGACGTGCTCATCTACGACGAGCCGGCGTCGGGGCTGGATCCGCTGACGACGAACTACGTCATCGAGTTCACTGAACAGTTAGCGAAGGAGGGCAAAACCATCGTTTTCTCGGCGCATAACCTCTTTCACGTCGAATCGATCTGTGACCGGGTCGTCATAATGAACGAAGGGGAGATCGTCGCTCGCGGCGATCTCGACGAACTCCAAGCCGAGTACGGCCACACGCGGTATCACGTCTACACGACAGTCGACGTGCCCGACGCAGTGCAGGAGAACGGATCGTACAAGCGGGTCGTCGAGAGCATGGACGCCGTCGAAGCAACGCGGGAACAGGCGGAGTCAAACGGCGGTGATGTGGTGGACATACGGACGGAAGAGTCCAGTCTGGAGGAGGTGTTCCTCAACGTCGCCGAGGCCGGCACTCGCGGCACGCGGTACGTCGAGGAGGACGCGGAGTAG